From Bos indicus isolate NIAB-ARS_2022 breed Sahiwal x Tharparkar chromosome X, NIAB-ARS_B.indTharparkar_mat_pri_1.0, whole genome shotgun sequence:
TATGTTTTCAGACATGTTTCTTAACCTCCACTGTTTTCTAGGATGGCAATCAGAACACCTCTTCCCATGGTATCACCTTTTGTGACACCTATCATACCTGTAATGCCATGTGGCTGAGTGGGGGCTTCACAGAGCCACAGTGGACTTGTGTTATGAGATCCCTCAGGTAAAATGTTCCACTTGGGGGTCTGTGACTTTCTGACACCAGCAGGTAACCACTTTTTCTTGGCATGGGAAGGAGATTGATTTAACAGGCTTTTCAATAGTACTTCCTAGTGAAGTCAGGCATATTTAGGTCTGTGTTCCCCTTCTCAGACATAGGAAATACCTACACTTAGAGGGGATTCTGCAAGTATCTTGCTCAGTAACCACCCAGCTTTCTAGAAAGGAGAAACACAGAATCTCAGTCCCACTCCAGTCCTCCTGAATCAGAACTTGCATTTTtatcaagatcccctggaagtggGATCCCACTATATCAGGCCTGATGCACCAGGACCATGCCGTTTATCAGGCCTGGCATGCACCAGTACCGTGCCATTTCCAGACATTGTGACCAGCTTCGGAATTGCAAGGAAACCTCTTGCATGCCTAACCCTGCTTACAGCCATTGTGGTCAGGACTGGTAGCTCTGGGCCTTACCCTGGAGGGGAAGTGGCTTCAGCGCTTTCTCTCCTGGCCTCTACCAACTTCCACTGATCAGACGTATTCCTGCTCTGGAATGAGGGGTGTTTCAGGTAGAGAGTGTGTAAAGGGGTGGAGGGATTTAGGAAGGTGGGCCTAGGTGAGGGTGGGGACCACAGTGAAATGAAGGCAGAGGCTTTGGGACAGTAGTTGGATTTGAGTGAGGTCGGAGCTTAGGACAGGCATTGTGCTTGGGAAGAGGTGGGGACATGGCTTGAGTGGGGGCAGGGATCAGGCTTACGTAGTGGCAAGGCTTCCTTAGGGATGGGACTTGAATGGGGGTTGGGTCACAAGAAGGGGTGGGGCTTTGTGGGGGCAAAGATTGAACTTCCATGGGGTGGGGATTGGCATCAGGGGCTGAGCTCAGTTGGGGGTAGGACTTCATTGGAGGTGGGACTTGGACAGGGTGGGGCTTGGTGGCTACCTGGGTCAAACGTGCAGGGAGGCTTGGCATCAGGGGTGGGCCTTAAGGCCAGTTGCGCTTTGGTGGAGGTGGGACTTGACAGCGGGGGCAAGGTTTAGGAGCCAGTGAGGGACtgtagtactctggcctggagagtcccatggatggaggaacctggtaggctgtagtccatggggttgctaagagtcagacacgactgagtgacttaactttcacttttcactttgtgtatttgagaaggaaatggcaaccccctccagtgttcgcctggaaaatcccagggatgggggagcctggtgggctgccgtctatggggtcgcacagagtcgaacacaactgaagtgatttagcatcagtagcagcagcagagggactgcaagtcgctcagttgtgtctgactctttgcgaccccatggactatacagtccatggaattctccaggccagaattctggagtgggtagccgttctcttctccagaggatcttcccaacccagggatcgaacccaggtctcctgcatttcaggcagattaagGTTTAAAAGAGGGCTGGAATTGAGGGCGGAGTAATAATAATTGAGGGCTTCCCAATGGCttagccggtaaagaatctgccagagaTGCAAgcagacgcgggttcaatccattggttgggaagactccctggaggaggaaatggcaacccactccagtatccttgcttgaaaactcccataggcagaggagcctgatgggctatggtccatggggtcgcaagagtcggacacgactaagcacgtACACTGCAGTAATAATCTTAACTGCACTAGTGCTGAATACCAGTTGAGCAGTTTCTTGTACCCCTGTACCAGAGTGCTTGTGAGCACTTCTGTAGACTCAGAATTGGCACAGCCTGAGCAGGGTCTTGTGAGGCAGAACCTCGGCCTTGCCTGGAACAGATCCAGTGAAGCAGTGTCCACCGCCCCAGCACCAGGAACTGCCTGTGCACAGTGCTGGAGGGCAGGTCTGGTGCTGCCCATGGGTAGAATTCTAGCATCTGCACTGCCACTGGATCCCTAACCAGCGTGGTGAACAGCTGTGAGGCGGAAGAGGCCTCTGTAACCCTGGCAAAAAGCAGGAGGGGTGGGGTTGCCTGCCAAGTTTTACAGGGTCTGCAGGATAGGGTCACACCTAGGGTCAGAGTCGTCTGTTCCTGCAGTGTGGCACTGGAGACCCTTTTTGGGTCCCTTTTCTGCCTCTGATTCTAGCTTCCAAACATCTAGAAACCATAGGTCCCTGTTTTCAGCTCTTGATCCTTGCTGCCCACCCCCCATCTTCCCTCCCCCACAACAAAGGATACTTCTTTGGTTAGAGGCCAATGACATCACCTGTTGCTCCTTAACCTTATCTACCACATGACACCCCTCAGTGATGCAAACCCACAGCCCATGCTGTCCTCAGTATCCATGGCAATATGACAGCTTGTCACACAATCTCTTCACCCATCAGTTCATTGCCTTGTGCAGAGCTCCAGTCATCTTTCTCATCTGTCAGGCATTTTCTGAGAAAGAAGGGAACTGTACCTCTTCGTCCTCTAACCTTTGCCCCAGAGAAGTGGGTACCAGGTGCCCCGGGATTGCACAGCCCTGAGCCAGGGCATGGgcgtgggcacacacacacacacacacacacacacacacacacacacacacagacacccacaggCTTTGTCAGGCCCCGCCTCCTACCTCTATCTCTGGCCTTTTCACCACAGGCACCTCCAGGACACACAGCAGAGTCCTAGGACTTTGAGGAGGAGCCCACAGCAAGTGGAGGTCAGCAGGGACAGGATGAGCTGGGGGAAGCTGGGCCTAAAGAAACCCCTCCATCAAATGATTGGGGAAGCCGTGGGAAACAGGGGCTGAATCCCTGTGACCAAAAAAGAGAGGGGGGTAGTGGAGGGGGTttggtgggggttgggagggtgGGCATTAATGATGTTCTCATTCCATTTGCATTTATAGGCTGTGGAAAACAGAGATGATTCTGCCTTCATAGTTGGCATTGACCCAAAATTTCTTGACTCCTTGTCACACTTTGTGAGCTGATTACTGCCCTTAGTATTAGACCAGTCCATAGAAACTGGGAGCAATGGCTGTGACTGTTGGAGGATTGGTGCAGAGGAATGGACCTGGACCCTAGGAAGGACTTGCTAATCATGGGGATCCCCATGGAGTGTAGTGAGGCAGAAATTAAAGAGACCCTGAGGAGGGGCTTAGAGTCCCTCTGCACCTACAGGGTGCTGGGCACAATGTTCAGAAGGGAAGACCACGCTAAGGCAGTTTTCCTTGAATTGACTGACACCATCAACTATGCTACAGTGCCCAGCTGGATCCTAGGAAAGGGAGGTACCTGGGAAGTGGTGAAACCCCATAGCCCAGATGAGGAATTTATCAACAGACTGAAGTACTTCCTAAAAGATGAGGGCTGAAGAATGGTAGATGTGGCCAAAACCCTGGGGTACAGCACTCATTCTGAGGGTGCAGAGCTGGAGGGCTTCGCTCAAGTCAGGCAACCAGTCTTGCAGCTTCTGAAAGAAAGCCTGTGGTACCAAAAACTCAAGATGTTTTCAGGAAACACTCTCCCAGGCCCAGGTGAAGAGAGCTTTGAAACCTGGCTAGAGCAGGTGACTAAGATGATGCAGCTATGGCAGGTGTCTGAGATAAAGAGGCAGGGTTTGCTGGAGAGCTTATGTAGCCCTGCCCAGTCCATCATGTGGGTGCTGAGGGCCAGCAGTGACTCTGTGACAGTGGAGGAGTGCCTGGAGGCCCTGAAGCAGATCTTTGGGGATAAACAGGACCATAGAACCTCACAGTTAGCTGAGACCTTCCAGAAGTCTAGAGAGaacatctctgtttttttggTATGGTTAGAGACCCTGATTCAGAAAGCCGGGCAGCACAGCCCCCTGTCAGTGAGAAGCACAGACACGATTCACCTGAAACACATCCTAGCCCGAGCCTCCATGACCACTGCCCTCCGGGGCAAGCTAGAGCTACTGGATCAGTGAGAGTGTGTGCCCACTTTCCTGCAGTTAATGAAGCTCATTCGAGATGAAGAGGAGTATGAGGCCACCATGGCAGTGACTGAGGAGAACCAGAGTCAAGCAGAAAGGGTCTGAAAGGCATCAGAAGACAATGTCCTGATCCCTCAGGTCATGGTGCAGGCAGGGTCATTTGCTGAGAGCAGCACTCAGACCATCCGGGAAAGGATCGTCCCATTTCTGAAGTGCAGGTGGCTGTCTTCCAGCTGTGACACTGGGGAGGAAGGCCACAGCCAGGCATTATTTCCTAGGGCTGAGAACCAGCCTCCGGCAAAGCCCAGGCCTCAGCTGGCAGCAGAAGAGTCAGGGAACGAGAGAGGGGCTGGAGCCGTTGAACCACCCCAAGGCTTAGGAAGCATAGGCTCAACATATTCAGGCACACCCTCTGCTAGCAGGCAACAGAAAAAGTGTAACGGGGGAAGAGGCAGTCCACACAAACAGTGGGAGCCTTGAATGTGGCAGAGGGGCAGGGAAGCCAGGCCCAGCCCCCTCAGCCTCTACCAGCTAGAAGGTGCTCCACCAACCAAGCCAAAATCAATTCAGGGAGGTGTGGGAGGTCCAAGTATGGGGCCATAACATTCAGCAAAAGGGGTGCCCGCACCTCAGACAGAGACCCCAACATAGCAGAGGCTGAAGGTGTAGTcagggtctctggcattggccCTGGCTTTTGGCCACCTGCAAATGCCCACCCAGTGGGCTCTGAGCTAATGATGCTGATGGTCCCCCAGGCCACGTGGGACCTAGAGGAGCCTCTCTGGAGGCCATCTCTGCCACAAGGTGCCAGCACTGGCAAGGAAGAGCTGTGGGGCAGACGGGAGATGCTCTGGCGGGGAGATCACAGGATCCAGCCTGTCTTCAGG
This genomic window contains:
- the PNMA5 gene encoding LOW QUALITY PROTEIN: paraneoplastic antigen-like protein 5 (The sequence of the model RefSeq protein was modified relative to this genomic sequence to represent the inferred CDS: substituted 3 bases at 3 genomic stop codons), with translation LEDWCRGMDLDPRKDLLIMGIPMECSEAEIKETLRRGLESLCTYRVLGTMFRREDHAKAVFLELTDTINYATVPSWILGKGGTWEVVKPHSPDEEFINRLKYFLKDEGXRMVDVAKTLGYSTHSEGAELEGFAQVRQPVLQLLKESLWYQKLKMFSGNTLPGPGEESFETWLEQVTKMMQLWQVSEIKRQGLLESLCSPAQSIMWVLRASSDSVTVEECLEALKQIFGDKQDHRTSQLAETFQKSRENISVFLVWLETLIQKAGQHSPLSVRSTDTIHLKHILARASMTTALRGKLELLDQXECVPTFLQLMKLIRDEEEYEATMAVTEENQSQAERVXKASEDNVLIPQVMVQAGSFAESSTQTIRERIVPFLKCRWLSSSCDTGEEGHSQALFPRAENQPPAKPRPQLAAEESGNERGAGAVEPPQGLGSIGSTYSGTPSASRQQKKCCAFTSGACAPARAAISCSRDFASRCLPGNATIHASNGWLPWAEKPRRRFPRRPPDGERGSQFCLAAHLGDGHPGALGSRCASPDGLEAMGGPTCLELTEAL